From Aptenodytes patagonicus chromosome 1, bAptPat1.pri.cur, whole genome shotgun sequence, one genomic window encodes:
- the GYG2 gene encoding glycogenin-2 isoform X1 produces the protein MSVTDQAFVTLATNDVYCQGALVLGQSLRNHTTSRKLAVLITPEVSSGMRPVLHSVFDEVIEVDALHSADSVRLALMQRPELGVTFTKLHCWTLTHYSKCVFMDADTLVLCNVDELFDREEFSAAPDSGWPDCFNSGVFVFRPSLKTYNLLLRFAAEHGSFDGGDQGLLNSFFSNWATADIGKHLPFLYNLSSSAVYTYIPAFNHFGRDAKVVHFLGETKPWNYKYNLQTKRVMEDGTTSGSFHQLSFLALWWNIYSASILPLLEKPQKMEESESEECKHTFNGVEITLKKVSPSVANSQQMPVLPEQTYEIYPAACSPEERAFKAQPVCEVEQSGSNVHLSEPGRPSEQLLFHPAFQETSELNEVAHSVSELSIHFKPEEPSREDERRKWEEGRMDYMGKDAFEHIKKKLDAFLH, from the exons TAACGGATCAAGCCTTTGTGACCCTTGCTACTAATGATGTGTACTGTCAAGGCGCTCTGGTTCTTGGACAGTCGTTGAGGAACCATACGACATCTAGAAAATTGGCAGTACTAATTACACCAGAGGTTTCCAGTGGGATGAG GCCTGTCCTCCACAGCGTGTTTGACGAAGTAATCGAGGTGGATGCGCTTCACAGTGCTGACTCAGTCCGTTTGGCTCTGATGCAGAGGCCAGAACTGGGTGTAACCTTCACTAAGCTTCACTGTTGGACTCTTACTCATTATAGCAAATGTGTCTTCATGGATGCAGACACTTTG GTGCTTTGCAATGTTGATGAATTGTTTGATCGAGAAGAGTTTTCAGCAGCTCCTGATTCTGGCTGGCCTGACTGCTTTAATAGTGGTGTATTTGTGTTCCGACCTTCTTTGAAAACTTACAACCTACTGCTCCGGTTTGCTGCTGAACATGGCAGCTTTGATG GAGGTGATCAAGGCTTGCTGAATAGCTTCTTCAGCAACTGGGCAACAGCAGATATTGGCAAACACTTACCTTTCCTCTATAACTTAAGCAGCAGTGCTGTATATACCTACATTCCTGCTTTCAATCA CTTTGGTAGAGATGCCAAAGTTGTTCACTTCTTGGGAGAAACAAAGCCCTGGAACTACAAATACAACCTCCAAACAAAGAGAGTTATGGAGGATGGCACCACGTCTGGATCTTTTCATCAGCTGTCATTTCTTGCCCTCTGGTGGAATATATACAGTGCCAGTATATTGCCTTTGTTAGAAAAGCCTCAAAAGATGGAAGAATCAGAATCTGAGGAATGCAAG CACACTTTCAATGGAGTtgaaattacactgaaaaagGTCAGTCCTTCTGTGGCCAATTCGCAGCAAATGCCTGTGCTTCCAGAGCAGACATATGAAATATATCCCGCAGCATGTTCACCTGAGGAACGCGCTTTCAAAGCT CAACCTGTATGTGAAGTTGAACAAAGCGGTTCTAACGTCCATCTCTCTGAGCCTGGCAGACCTTCAGAACAACTTCTATTTCATCCTGCGTTTCAGGAAACCTCAGAACTG AACGAGGTTGCACATTCTGTTTCAGAGCTGTCTATTCACTTCAAGCCAGAAGAACCAAGTCGAGAAGATGAACGGAGGAAGTGGGAGGAAGGGCGTATGGACTATATGGGGAAAGATGCTTTTGAACATATCAAAAAGAAGTTGGATGCATTTTTACATTAA
- the GYG2 gene encoding glycogenin-2 isoform X2, protein MSVTDQAFVTLATNDVYCQGALVLGQSLRNHTTSRKLAVLITPEVSSGMRPVLHSVFDEVIEVDALHSADSVRLALMQRPELGVTFTKLHCWTLTHYSKCVFMDADTLVLCNVDELFDREEFSAAPDSGWPDCFNSGVFVFRPSLKTYNLLLRFAAEHGSFDGGDQGLLNSFFSNWATADIGKHLPFLYNLSSSAVYTYIPAFNHFGRDAKVVHFLGETKPWNYKYNLQTKRVMEDGTTSGSFHQLSFLALWWNIYSASILPLLEKPQKMEESESEECKHTFNGVEITLKKVSPSVANSQQMPVLPEQTYEIYPAACSPEERAFKANEVAHSVSELSIHFKPEEPSREDERRKWEEGRMDYMGKDAFEHIKKKLDAFLH, encoded by the exons TAACGGATCAAGCCTTTGTGACCCTTGCTACTAATGATGTGTACTGTCAAGGCGCTCTGGTTCTTGGACAGTCGTTGAGGAACCATACGACATCTAGAAAATTGGCAGTACTAATTACACCAGAGGTTTCCAGTGGGATGAG GCCTGTCCTCCACAGCGTGTTTGACGAAGTAATCGAGGTGGATGCGCTTCACAGTGCTGACTCAGTCCGTTTGGCTCTGATGCAGAGGCCAGAACTGGGTGTAACCTTCACTAAGCTTCACTGTTGGACTCTTACTCATTATAGCAAATGTGTCTTCATGGATGCAGACACTTTG GTGCTTTGCAATGTTGATGAATTGTTTGATCGAGAAGAGTTTTCAGCAGCTCCTGATTCTGGCTGGCCTGACTGCTTTAATAGTGGTGTATTTGTGTTCCGACCTTCTTTGAAAACTTACAACCTACTGCTCCGGTTTGCTGCTGAACATGGCAGCTTTGATG GAGGTGATCAAGGCTTGCTGAATAGCTTCTTCAGCAACTGGGCAACAGCAGATATTGGCAAACACTTACCTTTCCTCTATAACTTAAGCAGCAGTGCTGTATATACCTACATTCCTGCTTTCAATCA CTTTGGTAGAGATGCCAAAGTTGTTCACTTCTTGGGAGAAACAAAGCCCTGGAACTACAAATACAACCTCCAAACAAAGAGAGTTATGGAGGATGGCACCACGTCTGGATCTTTTCATCAGCTGTCATTTCTTGCCCTCTGGTGGAATATATACAGTGCCAGTATATTGCCTTTGTTAGAAAAGCCTCAAAAGATGGAAGAATCAGAATCTGAGGAATGCAAG CACACTTTCAATGGAGTtgaaattacactgaaaaagGTCAGTCCTTCTGTGGCCAATTCGCAGCAAATGCCTGTGCTTCCAGAGCAGACATATGAAATATATCCCGCAGCATGTTCACCTGAGGAACGCGCTTTCAAAGCT AACGAGGTTGCACATTCTGTTTCAGAGCTGTCTATTCACTTCAAGCCAGAAGAACCAAGTCGAGAAGATGAACGGAGGAAGTGGGAGGAAGGGCGTATGGACTATATGGGGAAAGATGCTTTTGAACATATCAAAAAGAAGTTGGATGCATTTTTACATTAA